The Hemiscyllium ocellatum isolate sHemOce1 chromosome 17, sHemOce1.pat.X.cur, whole genome shotgun sequence genome has a segment encoding these proteins:
- the LOC132824080 gene encoding agouti-related protein-like, with amino-acid sequence MFKAVLLCYWILQMVQIVLASVPSRIIEHAQDSSSVQDVVPHTDLAVLGRIKTLLSASGSLARSALNKAMDMVKEDDISNKIMLDPEAISSAVEKDRAERSPRRCVRQLESCFGHALPCCDPCAICYCRFFNAICYCRTIGNSCHQGKI; translated from the exons ATGTTTAAAGCAGTGTTACTATGCTACTGGATTCTTCAGATGGTTCAGATCGTTCTCGCCTCTGTTCCCAGCAGAATAATAGAGCATGCACAGGATTCCAGCTCAGTGCAGGATGTGGTCCCCCACACTGACCTCGCTGTTTTGGGCAGGATCAAGACCCTACTGTCTGCCTCAG GTTCACTGGCCAGATCTGCACTCAACAAAGCAATGGACATGGTTAAGGAGGATGATATATCAAACAAAATCATGCTGGATCCTGAG GCAATATCCAGTGCTGTGGAGAAGGACAGAGCAGAACGTTCACCCAGGAGGTGTGTCCGGCAATTGGAGTCCTGTTTTGGTCATGCACTACCTTGCTGTGATCCATGTGCTATTTGCTACTGCAGGTTTTTCAACGCAATTTGTTACTGCAGAACAATTGGTAACAGCTGTCACCAGGGCAAGATTTAG